One genomic segment of Triplophysa rosa linkage group LG22, Trosa_1v2, whole genome shotgun sequence includes these proteins:
- the ints2 gene encoding integrator complex subunit 2, with protein sequence MADSASLQFVSSYAFEAMQKVDVARLAALSDPELRLLLPCLVRMALCAPADQSNAWAQDKKLILRLLSGVEAVNSIVALLSVDFHALEQDARKEQQLRHKAGGSNAESILISQLQHGLTLEFEHSDPLRRLRLALSELLAIMNKVADSNGEFFLKSSELFESPVYLDEVADVLCILQAELPSLLPIIEVAEALLHVKNGEWFLCLLVANVPDSFNEVCRGLIKNGERQDEESMGGRRRTEALRQLCQMNPSQALNIRAMVVEECHLPGLGVALTLDYKPDIADEAVSPLVSYVSGLLLGTNGKVRTWFSMFIRNGQQRKRESSSVLWQMRRQLLLELVAILPRSRSTHVPNDSDMESDSGSGYSGLREGHVVKASALLRLYCALMGIAGLRPTDEEAEQLLQLMTSRPPATPAGVRFVSLSFCKLLAFPTLVSTPEQEQLMVMWLSWMIKEEEYFESAAGVSASFGEMLLLVAMYFHSNQLSAIIELVCSTLGMKIAIKPSSLSKMKTIFTQEIFTEQVVTAHAVRVAVTNNLSANITGFLPIHCIYQLLRSRAFTKHKVSIKDWIFRQLCQTTTPLHTQLLPLIDVYINSILTPASKTNPEATNQPITEQEILNVFQGSAGGDGGKVRSQYTITTQLLILYYILSYEEALLANTKALALMQKKPKSYSAALMDQIPIKYLIRQAQGLQQELGGLHSALLRLLATNYPHLCMVEDWISEEEVTGTLPLLRKMLLTSSSCKYSQTQLREAFQSVLSGGPRLLRILEHLTLLSPGDMIPYAEALTANMGLLLEDGVSRRILQTVNKLWMVLNTVMPRRLWVMTVNALQPSPKLLRQQRYTQNDLMVDPLIALRCDPRVFRCPPLMDISLHMLNGYLLASKAYLNAHLKETAEFERQGQTVSNLGLGGQPDAPEVTREELKNALLAAQDSAAVQILLEVCLSSPQEELQLGGGGGADSLLRIVQSAPGIPMRMQVGDAGARRGAQGEREAENGLLSDLREVQCLICCLLHQMFIADPNIAKLVHFQGYPQALLPLTVAGIPSMHICLDFIPELLAQPQLEKQIFAIELLSHLCTQYALPKSLSVARLAISVMGTLLTVLTRAKRFAFFMPTLPCLVAFCKAFPPLFDDVMSLLVQAGQVSAADVTTKARDIDPLIARLQFLREKPQEIASPKSKFSLSKRSAEELGGADPDVQLCYQIEATFMDIISSSTQAL encoded by the exons ATGGCAGACAGTGCAAGTCTTCAGTTTGTGAGCTCGTATGCCTTTGAAGCCATGCAGAAGGTAGATGTGGCTagacttgcggctttgagtgacCCGGAGCTACGGCTTCTGCTGCCCTGTCTGGTGAGGATGGCTCTCTGCGCGCCTGCCGATCAAAGCAACGCCTGGGCGCAGGACAAGAAGCTCATCCTGCGACTGCTGTCGGGTGTGGAGGCGGTGAATTCCATCGTAGCGCTGCTGTCTGTGGACTTTCACGCTTTGGAACAGGATGCTAGAAAAGAACAGCAGCTCAG GCATAAGGCTGGAGGCTCTAACGCTGAAAGCATTCTCATCTCTCAGCTGCAGCATGGATTGACTCTGGAGTTTGAACACAGTGATCCTCTCAGGAGGCTCCGACTGGCTCTCAGCGAGCTGCTGGCCATCATGAACAAG GTGGCTGACTCCAATGGAGAGTTTTTCCTGAAGTCTTCTGAGCTCTTTGAGAGTCCTGTGTACCTGGATGAGGTGGCTGATGTCCTCTGCATCCTGCAAGCAG AGCTGCCGTCATTACTTCCCATCATTGAGGTGGCTGAAGCTCTGCTTCATGTGAAAAATGGAGAGTGGTTCCTGTGTCTGCTGGTGGCCAACGTCCCGGACAGCTTTAATGAAG TGTGCCGAGGTTTGATAAAGAATGGGGAAAGGCAGGACGAGGAGAGCATGGGTGGCAGACGCAGGACAGAAGCACTCCGGCAGCTGTGTCAGATGAACCCGTCTCAGGCTTTGAACATCAGGGCTATGGTG GTGGAGGAGTGTCACCTTCCAGGTCTGGGCGTGGCTTTGACGCTAGACTACAAGCCAGATATAGCAGATGAAGCGGTCAGTCCTCTGGTGTCTTACGTCAGCGGCCTTCTGCTGGGAACTAATGGAAAAGTGCGCACCTGGTTCAGTATGTTCATTCGTAACGGTCAGCAG AGGAAAAGAGAAAGCAGCTCTGTGCTGTGGCAGATGCGGAGGCAGTTGCTGTTGGAGCTGGTTGCCATCTTGCCTCGTTCTCGCAGTACCCACGTTCCCAATGACAGCGACATGGAGTCCGACAGTGGCTCGGGGTACTCTGGCTTGCGGGAGGGACACGTGGTGAAGGCTAGTGCGCTGTTGCGACTCTACTGCGCGCTCATGGGCATCGCTGGGCTCAG GCCCACAGATGAAGAGGCGGAGCAACTGTTACAGCTGATGACCAGCCGTCCGCCGGCCACGCCCGCAGGAGTGCGCTTCGTCTCTCTGTCCTTCTGCAAACTGTTGGCGTTTCCTACACTTGTCAG TACTCCAGAACAGGAGCAGCTCATGGTAATGTGGCTCAGCTGGATGATTAAAGAAGAGGAGTATTTTGAGAG CGCCGCTGGTGTCTCTGCCTCTTTTGGAGAGATGCTATTACTGGTTGCCATGTATTTCCATAGCAACCAGCTCAGTGCCATCATAGAGCTGGTTTGCTCCACCCTGGGGATGAAG ATCGCCATCAAACCCAGCTCACTAAGCAAAATGAAGACCATTTTCACTCAGGAAATCTTCACGGAACAG GTGGTCACGGCACATGCGGTGAGAGTGGCAGTGACCAATAACCTCAGTGCCAACATCACAGGATTCCTCCCTATTCACTGCATATACCAGCTGCTGAGGAGCAGAGCCTTCACCAAACACAAAGTGTCTATAAAG gACTGGATCTTTAGGCAGCTGTGTCAGACGACCACTCCGCTCCACACTCAGCTGCTTCCTTTAATTGATGTTTACATTAACTCCATCCTGACCCCTGCTTCCAAGACCAACCCAGAGGCCACCAACCAGCCAATCACAGAGCAGGAGATCTTGAATGTTTTCCAGGGCTCGGCAGGG GGTGATGGAGGGAAGGTTCGTTCTCAATACACAATCACTACCCAGTTGCTCATTCTCTACTATATCCTGTCTTATGAGGAAGCTCTGCTTGCTAATACAAAAGCATTAG CACTGATGCAGAAGAAGCCAAAATCTTACTCTGCGGCCCTCATGGACCAGATCCCCATCAAATATCTCATCCGGCAGGCCCAGGGACTACAGCAGGAGCTGGGAG GTCTGCACTCCGCTCTGCTGCGTCTCCTGGCCACAAACTACCCACACCTGTGTATGGTGGAGGACTGGATCAGTGAAGAAGAAGTTACCGGCACCCTGCCCTTACTGAGGAAGATGCTGCTAACCTCTTCATCCTGCAAATATTCACAGACGCAGCTGCGAGAGG CTTTCCAGAGTGTTCTCTCTGGTGGGCCCAGACTGCTGCGTATCCTGGAGCACTTGACACTTCTCTCCCCAGGCGATATGATCCCATACGCCGAGGCTCTGACCGCCAACATGGGGCTGCTTCTGGAGGACGGCGTCTCTCGCAGGATCCTGCAGACCGTCAATAAGCTCTGGATGGTACTTAATACAGTCATGCCACGCAG ACTGTGGGTGATGACTGTGAACGCTCTACAGCCCTCTCCGAAGCTTCTCAGGCAGCAAAGATACACACAGAACGATCTGATGGTCGATCCTCTCATCGCTCTGCGCTGTGACCCCAGAGTCTTCAG GTGTCCTCCGCTAATGGATATCTCTCTTCACATGCTGAATGGGTACCTGCTGGCATCTAAGGCCTACCTGAACGCCCACCTGAAGGAGACGGCTGAATTTGAGCGGCAGGGTCAGACCGTCTCGAACCTCGGCCTCGGCGGCCAACCTGATGCACCTGAGGTCACCAGAGAAGAGCTGAAGAATGCTCTCCTGGCAGCTCAG GACAGCGCAGCAGTGCAGATCTTGCTGGAGGTGTGTCTGTCGTCCCCTCAGGAGGAGCTGCAGCTTGGAGGAGGTGGAGGAGCAGACAGCCTGTTGAGGATTGTTCAATCTGCTCCAGGTATTCCCATGCGGATGCAAGTGGGAGACGCAGGGGCCAGGCGGGGGGCCCAGGGGGAACGTGAGGCTGAGAACGGGCTGCTCAGTGACCTGAGGGAGGTGCAGTGCCTCATCTGCTGTCTGCTGCACCAAATGTTCATCGCAGACCCAAACATCGCCAAACTAGTGCACTTCCAG GGCTATCCACAGGCTCTGCTCCCTCTAACCGTGGCAGGAATTCCTTCCATGCACATTTGTCTTGACTTTATCCCAGAACTCCTGGCACAGCCAcagctggagaaacag ATCTTCGCCATAGAGCTGTTGTCCCATCTGTGCACCCAGTACGCCCTTCCCAAATCTCTCAGTGTGGCGCGGCTCGCCATTAGCGTGATGGGTACCCTCCTTACAG TGCTGACCCGTGCCAAGCGTTTTGCATTTTTCATGCCCACGCTGCCGTGTCTAGTCGCGTTCTGCAAGGCTTTTCCTCCGCTCTTCGATGATGTCATGTCACTGCTGGTGCAGGCGGGACAGGTGTCTGCCGCTGATGTCACCACCAAGGCCAGAGATATCGACCCTCTCATTGCca GACTTCAGTTTCTGAGAGAGAAGCCGCAGGAAATAGCGTCACCAAAATCCAAATTCTCTCTGTCCAAGAGGTCTGCTGAGGAGCTGGGCGGAGCCGATCCTGACGTACAGCTGTGCTATCAGATAGAAGCCACCTTCATGGATATCATCAGCTCCAGCACGCAGGcgctgtga